From a single Fibrobacter sp. UWP2 genomic region:
- the thiL gene encoding thiamine-phosphate kinase: protein MFPNLGEFNLVRKILENRAEFVEQSPHFKGWLDVGDDCAIFDGWLVTKDLSVENTHFRLDWSSPEQAVEKHIVSNVSDISAMGGRPRFALFGLCVNKNWSAETRDRVVKAVSEGFARRGIALIGGDTVSGDEGAFSTTLLGELVTDTVLLRSAAKPDESVYVSGTLGKSAAGLWILMNKPQDKDKFASLVEYHLCPAIKEDFGARLVDAGVEGAAMDISDGLSSELNHLALSSGVGMEIEEDLLPIDPEVRKMAEFYGLDAMDFALNGGEEYELLFTTSYKNDIFQKELSSFGVHRVGSVTAGNQVRMVRQNGEKQIIKAQAWSHL, encoded by the coding sequence ATGTTTCCGAACCTAGGCGAATTCAATTTGGTCCGCAAAATTCTCGAAAATCGAGCGGAATTTGTCGAACAGTCTCCCCATTTCAAGGGGTGGCTAGATGTGGGCGACGACTGCGCCATTTTTGACGGCTGGCTCGTGACGAAGGACCTCTCTGTCGAGAATACCCATTTCAGGCTGGACTGGTCGAGCCCCGAGCAGGCGGTGGAAAAGCACATTGTCTCGAACGTCTCCGACATCTCGGCGATGGGAGGACGCCCGCGATTCGCGCTTTTTGGGCTCTGCGTCAACAAGAACTGGAGCGCCGAGACCCGCGACCGCGTTGTAAAGGCGGTTTCGGAGGGCTTTGCCAGGCGCGGCATTGCGCTGATTGGCGGCGACACGGTCTCGGGCGACGAGGGCGCGTTCTCGACGACGCTTTTGGGCGAGCTGGTGACGGATACCGTGCTTTTGCGCAGTGCGGCGAAACCCGACGAGAGCGTCTATGTGAGTGGAACCCTCGGCAAGTCGGCGGCGGGGCTCTGGATTTTGATGAATAAGCCTCAGGATAAGGACAAATTCGCTAGTTTGGTCGAATATCACCTTTGCCCCGCGATCAAGGAGGACTTTGGGGCCCGCCTGGTGGACGCGGGTGTGGAGGGTGCCGCCATGGACATTAGCGACGGACTTAGCTCGGAGCTGAACCACCTGGCCCTTTCGTCGGGCGTTGGTATGGAAATCGAGGAGGATTTGCTCCCCATTGACCCCGAAGTGCGCAAAATGGCCGAATTTTACGGTTTGGACGCTATGGATTTCGCCCTGAACGGCGGGGAGGAGTACGAACTTTTGTTCACTACTTCTTATAAAAATGATATATTTCAAAAAGAATTGTCCTCGTTCGGAGTACACCGGGTCGGGTCGGTAACCGCAGGGAACCAGGTCCGCATGGTGCGCCAAAACGGGGAAAAGCAAATCATTAAAGCGCAGGCTTGGTCTCATTTATGA
- a CDS encoding fibrobacter succinogenes major paralogous domain-containing protein, with product MKKNLYALLPITLVMLLGGCSGDDSSDSFVKSDSYPADGSSVESIYDLGSCNSDRDGDIIFVEDEEHNFLCHKEKWEDIGEPESSDSDDEKSSSSKKGSSDSKDNSSSSKGDSADSKGSSSSKGDSTDSGDKSSSSAKSSSSKVPESSSSVNGAGETVKTVAISKQTFKGVAEKGPFLAGSTVRLSELDDELDLTGTNFEWEVTDDKGGFTSPKVTLSNQYAQLQVSGSYYNENIFKNSTGTITLRGIVDLKDRESANINVLMHLIYKRVVYLFTQSGKYKNVPAAKAAAEQELMKAFDFGGANHSFEDLSIFGTTEDDAKMLAASILLQGDLTEADLLSRLTSIADNIEEDGTWDNSEKTRVAMADWIMSYSYGTSGIRQMLEEIKKPVPDFEKYISLFVGEAYGFGTCTDSKDGEFMQLKDGNSANLGNYYVCEDGVWRLMLSTEKLYQASCTAKKSGEFMKPESSTSTYICDGGKGYWRPATLYDYPTEHYMNSEVEYGKFKDTRDGKEYRTVVVGTQTWMAENLNYYSKDNDNLVGNAWCYKNVDKNCNMGGRLYTWTAAMDLSSSYLTTSAAEEVKKPHQGICPDGWHVPDSTEWYKLSNYVYKVDGASGLLKSSKGWTTYSSVKVSTDPYGFSVIPTGAYYGAFADPYDDYSQTEFDDDGYFANFWTSDEAKTVTGAKYAYFDYRQTAMGFYTTQYNQKKRGFSLRCVKTEPEEEE from the coding sequence ATGAAAAAGAACCTTTATGCCCTGTTGCCGATTACCCTTGTCATGCTTTTGGGAGGGTGTAGCGGAGACGACTCTTCTGATAGCTTCGTCAAGTCCGACAGTTACCCTGCGGATGGCTCCAGCGTAGAATCGATTTACGATCTGGGTTCCTGTAATTCCGATAGGGACGGCGATATCATCTTCGTCGAAGACGAAGAGCACAATTTCTTGTGCCACAAGGAAAAGTGGGAAGACATTGGCGAACCGGAATCGTCCGATTCCGATGACGAAAAATCCTCTTCGTCAAAGAAAGGTTCCTCGGATTCCAAGGACAATTCGTCTTCGTCCAAGGGCGATTCTGCGGATTCCAAGGGCAGTTCTTCTTCGAAGGGCGATTCTACAGACTCTGGCGACAAGTCTAGCAGTTCTGCGAAGTCCAGCTCAAGCAAGGTTCCTGAATCGAGTTCCAGCGTGAATGGCGCTGGAGAAACGGTAAAGACGGTCGCTATTAGCAAGCAGACGTTCAAGGGTGTTGCCGAAAAGGGACCGTTCCTGGCCGGGAGTACTGTCAGACTGTCCGAACTCGACGACGAACTTGACCTTACGGGTACGAACTTTGAATGGGAAGTGACCGATGACAAGGGTGGCTTTACTTCTCCCAAGGTGACGCTTTCGAATCAGTATGCGCAGTTGCAGGTCAGCGGTAGTTACTACAACGAAAACATATTCAAGAATTCTACCGGAACCATAACGTTGCGTGGCATTGTCGACTTGAAGGACCGTGAAAGTGCAAATATCAACGTGTTGATGCACTTGATTTACAAGCGTGTCGTGTATCTGTTTACCCAGAGCGGCAAGTACAAGAATGTGCCTGCGGCAAAGGCTGCTGCGGAACAGGAACTCATGAAGGCGTTCGATTTTGGCGGGGCGAACCATTCCTTTGAGGACTTGTCCATTTTCGGGACGACCGAGGATGACGCCAAGATGCTTGCGGCCTCGATCCTTTTGCAGGGCGACCTTACGGAAGCCGACTTGCTTAGCCGCCTAACGAGCATTGCCGACAACATCGAAGAGGACGGCACGTGGGACAACAGCGAAAAGACCCGAGTCGCCATGGCCGACTGGATCATGTCCTATTCGTACGGGACGAGCGGCATTCGCCAGATGCTCGAAGAAATTAAGAAACCGGTTCCCGATTTCGAAAAGTATATAAGCCTCTTCGTGGGCGAAGCCTATGGCTTTGGCACCTGTACCGACAGTAAGGATGGCGAGTTTATGCAGTTGAAAGATGGCAATAGTGCGAACCTGGGCAATTACTATGTCTGTGAAGATGGCGTATGGCGCCTAATGCTTTCGACCGAGAAACTCTACCAAGCCTCGTGTACGGCCAAGAAGTCGGGCGAATTCATGAAGCCCGAGTCCTCTACTTCCACCTATATATGCGATGGCGGTAAAGGTTACTGGCGCCCTGCGACCCTTTACGATTATCCGACAGAACATTACATGAATAGCGAGGTGGAATACGGCAAGTTTAAGGATACCCGCGACGGGAAGGAATACAGGACGGTCGTTGTCGGCACCCAGACCTGGATGGCCGAAAACCTGAACTACTATAGTAAGGATAATGACAACCTGGTCGGAAACGCCTGGTGCTATAAAAATGTCGATAAGAACTGCAATATGGGCGGAAGGCTCTATACGTGGACGGCGGCCATGGACTTGTCGTCTTCATACCTGACGACATCTGCCGCCGAAGAAGTTAAAAAGCCGCATCAGGGCATCTGTCCCGATGGCTGGCATGTCCCGGATTCTACGGAATGGTATAAGCTGAGCAATTACGTCTACAAGGTGGATGGGGCTTCGGGGCTCCTGAAGTCATCGAAGGGCTGGACGACCTATTCGAGTGTGAAGGTGTCGACGGATCCCTATGGATTCTCGGTGATTCCGACGGGGGCCTATTACGGAGCATTTGCAGATCCGTATGATGACTATAGCCAGACAGAATTCGACGATGACGGCTATTTTGCAAACTTCTGGACTTCCGATGAAGCGAAAACGGTTACAGGGGCGAAGTATGCGTATTTTGATTACCGCCAAACGGCCATGGGCTTCTATACGACTCAATACAACCAGAAGAAACGCGGATTCTCGCTCCGCTGCGTAAAGACCGAGCCGGAAGAAGAAGAGTAA
- a CDS encoding BamA/TamA family outer membrane protein: protein MMVYILLLAAFALAKGGDVCTVDSVVWVGEHESFDESQMAPARGNPCDAWESLAAKLERYYEDKGFVAARVFGNLRGDGSSRLLELRLERGSAFVWAPPENMDSSGTKTEVFRRLSGIEEGAAVSLTDLERSERKLARVGYFEKTAPVKIFRDPVRNRIIPVYSMRKANISEAEGLLTYSSDGNVWEGQVDVNLYNIAGTARDLMLEGFTGEDSRHLIGSYKEPWVLGTAWNVVLRGNYDEEIVETLDDSTGEYGEIVEKTVVGEVGVTRDIGFDFTVGVYFGISEDDKHSSFEMSYVSLDRFVLPRSGWRLNAAATWKMDRPDSLDNFLTAAAAAVAYYPLYGNFISRFTGAAGGVFPTDASLKRADLFTLGGLDSFKGMPYRFLRTRSYGFSELALLWQDGYDLSIEAFYQPGLFRRMNPGHGWSREQNYGLGFTQYRGSWSVNLYYALRNGENYLDGIIGFGLKTLF, encoded by the coding sequence ATGATGGTATACATACTGCTCTTGGCTGCCTTCGCGCTGGCGAAGGGTGGCGACGTGTGTACTGTCGACAGCGTTGTATGGGTGGGGGAACACGAATCCTTCGACGAATCGCAGATGGCGCCTGCCCGCGGCAATCCCTGCGATGCCTGGGAATCCCTTGCCGCAAAACTGGAACGCTACTACGAAGACAAGGGCTTTGTCGCGGCACGCGTCTTTGGCAACCTGCGCGGGGATGGCTCGTCGCGCCTCCTTGAACTGCGCCTAGAACGCGGTTCCGCCTTCGTTTGGGCTCCTCCCGAGAACATGGATTCGTCGGGGACCAAAACCGAGGTTTTTCGGCGTCTCTCGGGAATCGAGGAAGGTGCCGCCGTATCGCTCACCGACTTGGAACGCTCCGAACGCAAACTCGCGCGCGTGGGCTACTTCGAAAAGACGGCGCCCGTAAAAATATTTCGAGACCCCGTGCGCAACCGCATTATTCCCGTCTACAGCATGCGCAAGGCGAACATCTCGGAGGCCGAGGGGCTGCTCACGTATTCCAGCGACGGAAACGTGTGGGAGGGCCAGGTCGACGTGAATCTCTATAACATCGCTGGCACGGCGCGCGACCTGATGCTCGAGGGCTTCACCGGTGAGGACTCGCGCCATTTGATTGGAAGTTACAAGGAACCCTGGGTGCTGGGAACCGCCTGGAATGTGGTGCTCCGCGGCAATTACGACGAAGAAATCGTCGAGACGCTGGACGATTCCACCGGGGAGTACGGAGAAATAGTCGAGAAAACGGTGGTAGGCGAGGTGGGCGTTACGCGCGATATCGGTTTCGATTTTACGGTAGGCGTTTATTTCGGAATCAGTGAAGACGACAAGCATTCGTCCTTCGAAATGAGCTATGTTTCGCTGGATAGGTTCGTGCTGCCACGCAGCGGCTGGCGCTTGAATGCTGCGGCTACATGGAAAATGGACCGCCCCGATTCGCTGGATAATTTTTTGACCGCGGCTGCGGCAGCAGTGGCCTACTACCCGCTATATGGCAATTTCATCAGCCGCTTTACCGGAGCCGCTGGCGGGGTGTTCCCGACAGACGCTTCGCTTAAGCGGGCGGATTTGTTCACCCTCGGCGGGCTCGACAGCTTCAAGGGCATGCCCTACCGCTTTTTGCGGACCCGTTCCTACGGCTTTAGCGAACTCGCGCTTTTGTGGCAAGACGGCTACGACCTGAGTATCGAGGCGTTTTACCAGCCGGGACTGTTCCGCCGAATGAACCCGGGCCACGGCTGGTCTCGGGAACAGAATTACGGTCTGGGCTTTACGCAATACCGGGGCAGCTGGAGTGTCAACCTGTACTATGCCCTGCGAAATGGCGAAAATTACCTTGACGGTATTATCGGTTTCGGCTTGAAAACGCTGTTCTAG
- a CDS encoding KamA family radical SAM protein, with translation MESPVTAFTQISDFLEYLSDDFTANEAVAGTLAGLDRNPKFPFLCSRHYADLIKKASEPAALLHEILPTTEELASVPGFVDDPVGDLPAGKAESIIQKYDRRALIVSTATCGARCRFCFRKNYPFQNNPDVARQVSDWLDTHNDIWEVILSGGDPLTLGPGAFRDLAEAIAMHGSVTTLRIHTRLPVMRPDVAMQHFELLRELPARFDCVLVSHVDHPDELDEESQAVFGQLKYCGWTLLNQSVLLKGVNNNADTLEKLSRRLFEQGVLPYYLHQLDHANGVAHFEVNDDEARRLIAEIRTRLPGYLVPKLVREIAGEKSKTPV, from the coding sequence ATGGAAAGCCCCGTAACCGCATTCACGCAAATTTCTGACTTTTTGGAGTATCTCAGCGACGATTTTACCGCAAACGAAGCCGTCGCCGGCACCCTCGCGGGGCTAGACCGCAACCCAAAGTTCCCGTTCCTGTGTTCCAGGCATTACGCCGACCTTATCAAGAAGGCAAGCGAGCCCGCGGCACTGCTGCACGAGATCTTACCGACAACGGAAGAACTAGCAAGCGTCCCCGGGTTCGTGGACGATCCCGTAGGAGACCTGCCCGCGGGCAAGGCGGAAAGCATCATCCAGAAATACGACCGGCGCGCCCTGATAGTCTCGACCGCCACCTGCGGTGCGCGTTGCCGCTTCTGCTTCCGCAAGAACTACCCGTTCCAGAACAACCCCGACGTGGCACGGCAGGTGAGCGACTGGCTCGACACGCATAACGACATCTGGGAGGTAATCCTTTCGGGAGGGGACCCGCTGACGCTTGGCCCCGGTGCCTTCCGCGACCTGGCGGAGGCCATCGCGATGCACGGCTCGGTCACGACGCTCCGCATCCATACGCGACTCCCCGTAATGCGGCCCGATGTGGCGATGCAGCATTTCGAGTTGCTCCGCGAACTGCCCGCCCGCTTCGACTGCGTGCTGGTATCGCACGTGGACCACCCCGACGAACTCGACGAAGAATCACAGGCCGTATTCGGGCAGCTCAAGTACTGCGGATGGACGCTACTCAACCAGAGCGTGCTGCTAAAAGGCGTGAACAACAACGCCGATACGCTCGAAAAACTGAGCCGCAGGCTGTTCGAGCAGGGGGTTCTCCCCTACTACCTGCACCAGCTGGACCACGCAAACGGAGTCGCCCATTTTGAAGTAAACGACGACGAAGCCCGCAGGCTCATCGCCGAAATCCGGACTAGACTGCCCGGTTACCTTGTCCCGAAACTCGTGCGCGAAATCGCGGGCGAAAAGAGCAAAACGCCGGTATAG
- a CDS encoding roadblock/LC7 domain-containing protein, which yields MSDFTIYSDDVGKVRRLMQAYQASVKAEYIVLCHRDGSIIAEVGSLGLDATPLAVLSTASFDSAKQVGLMLGGENFLSVSYAGENRSVYIAPVDEALLLVQIFPGSRLPNRIDDFNRLLVEKLVDAVPAFTQNTSKLI from the coding sequence ATGAGTGATTTTACCATTTATTCCGATGATGTCGGTAAAGTGCGTCGCTTGATGCAGGCTTACCAGGCGAGTGTCAAGGCCGAGTACATTGTTCTTTGTCACCGCGACGGATCCATCATTGCCGAGGTTGGTTCCCTTGGCTTGGACGCCACACCTTTGGCCGTGCTCTCGACGGCATCGTTCGACTCCGCCAAGCAGGTGGGCCTCATGTTGGGCGGCGAGAACTTCTTGTCTGTATCTTACGCGGGTGAAAACCGTTCTGTGTACATTGCCCCGGTCGACGAGGCCTTGCTTTTAGTCCAGATTTTCCCGGGTTCCCGCTTGCCCAACCGCATCGACGACTTCAACCGCCTGTTGGTCGAAAAACTGGTGGACGCCGTCCCCGCCTTTACGCAGAACACTAGCAAGCTCATCTAA
- the efp gene encoding elongation factor P: protein MGTVSTNEFRKKLKIMVDGQPYEIIENQFVKPGKGQAFNRVRIKNLVTGRTLERTWKSGDTVEEADVTYTEMTYLYNDGSTWYFLDNDSQETMEIPKESLNGCEVWLLDGATVEVTWWKDPKSGSTLPIEVIPPTFVDLMIVEAPPAVQGNTSGNVMREAILETGAKVMIPLFIENNTKIRVDTRDGSYLERAK, encoded by the coding sequence ATGGGTACTGTAAGCACCAACGAATTCCGCAAGAAGTTAAAAATCATGGTCGACGGCCAGCCGTACGAAATCATCGAGAACCAGTTCGTGAAGCCGGGCAAGGGCCAGGCCTTCAACCGTGTTCGCATTAAGAACCTGGTGACGGGTCGCACGCTCGAACGCACCTGGAAGAGCGGTGATACCGTCGAAGAAGCCGACGTGACCTACACCGAGATGACGTATTTGTACAACGACGGTTCCACCTGGTACTTCCTGGACAACGATTCCCAGGAAACCATGGAAATCCCGAAGGAATCCCTGAACGGCTGCGAAGTGTGGCTGCTTGACGGCGCTACCGTCGAAGTCACCTGGTGGAAGGACCCGAAGAGCGGTTCTACCTTGCCGATCGAAGTCATCCCGCCGACATTTGTCGACCTGATGATTGTGGAAGCTCCTCCGGCAGTGCAGGGCAACACCAGCGGTAACGTGATGCGCGAAGCCATCCTCGAAACCGGCGCCAAGGTGATGATCCCGCTGTTCATCGAGAACAACACCAAGATCCGCGTGGATACCCGCGACGGTTCTTACCTCGAACGCGCGAAATAA
- a CDS encoding sialate O-acetylesterase, whose amino-acid sequence MGMFRQLSRFMPVACLAVGFIVFGSMPAEAAPDPNFHIYIAYGQSNMGGTANAENADKVENPRFKIFASQKCSGKGRNTIGEVYPAVPSLFNCGNTISIADWFGRTMADSMPDVTIGIIPVAVGGASIKLFDQDQYASYLSTAEDWLKNYAKEYASDGNVTKTIIDIAKKAQQVGVIKGFIFHQGETDGGYSDWPKIVKKTRDDILKALDMSSDTVPFVAGELLRSGCCYSDRVSKLPNSMDNTYYASSEGLDGNGVDRYHFGHDAYVTFGKRYAEQMLKAINRAPVVPEPQKPFKDKPFEIPGKIEAEDFDIPGVGSGNDSYKENDSEDHGGSNYREGTGVDIYKKATGYIVGYNQEGEWLEYSVNVKEAGEYAFLAAVASANETSGFQMSLDGKNITDVISVPKNEGEDNYDDYNKVRATVNLPAGEHILRFTVTGSWMDVDYFVFGEDEIVCVDGCTDFVRPALSHATGTESYRMFDMNGNYLGTVRASGMQELRASAKTLVKTGGMFIAKSRAGSATIRVTK is encoded by the coding sequence ATGGGAATGTTTAGACAACTCTCTCGATTCATGCCTGTGGCGTGCTTGGCCGTGGGCTTCATTGTGTTCGGCTCTATGCCTGCAGAGGCCGCTCCGGACCCCAATTTCCACATCTATATCGCGTACGGCCAGTCCAACATGGGCGGCACTGCCAATGCCGAAAACGCCGACAAGGTCGAAAACCCGCGCTTCAAGATTTTTGCCTCGCAAAAGTGTAGCGGCAAGGGCCGAAACACCATCGGCGAAGTTTACCCGGCGGTACCCTCGCTGTTCAACTGCGGCAACACGATTTCTATTGCAGACTGGTTTGGGCGCACGATGGCCGACAGCATGCCGGACGTGACCATCGGGATTATCCCGGTTGCGGTGGGCGGCGCAAGCATCAAGCTTTTTGACCAGGACCAATATGCGAGTTACCTCTCTACGGCGGAGGATTGGCTCAAGAACTACGCGAAGGAATACGCGAGCGACGGCAACGTGACGAAGACGATTATCGATATCGCGAAGAAGGCGCAGCAGGTGGGCGTCATCAAGGGGTTCATCTTCCACCAGGGCGAAACCGACGGCGGCTACTCGGACTGGCCGAAAATCGTGAAGAAGACCCGCGACGATATCCTCAAGGCGCTCGACATGAGTTCCGACACGGTGCCGTTCGTGGCGGGCGAACTCCTGCGTTCGGGCTGCTGCTATTCCGACCGCGTGTCGAAACTCCCGAATTCGATGGACAATACCTATTACGCGTCGTCCGAAGGCCTTGACGGCAACGGCGTGGACCGCTACCACTTCGGTCACGATGCCTACGTGACGTTCGGCAAACGTTATGCGGAGCAGATGCTCAAGGCAATCAACCGCGCTCCGGTAGTTCCCGAACCGCAGAAGCCGTTCAAGGACAAACCGTTTGAAATTCCCGGCAAGATCGAGGCCGAAGACTTCGACATCCCGGGTGTCGGCTCGGGCAACGACTCCTACAAGGAAAACGATTCCGAAGACCACGGCGGCAGCAATTACCGCGAAGGTACGGGCGTCGATATTTACAAGAAGGCGACGGGCTACATCGTGGGCTACAACCAAGAAGGCGAATGGCTCGAATACAGCGTGAATGTCAAGGAAGCGGGCGAGTACGCTTTCTTGGCGGCGGTTGCATCCGCAAACGAGACTTCGGGCTTCCAGATGTCGCTCGACGGCAAGAACATCACGGATGTGATTTCTGTCCCGAAAAACGAAGGCGAGGACAACTACGACGACTATAACAAGGTACGGGCGACGGTGAACCTCCCCGCGGGCGAACACATATTGCGCTTTACGGTGACCGGTTCCTGGATGGACGTGGATTACTTTGTGTTCGGAGAAGATGAAATCGTTTGCGTTGACGGATGCACAGACTTTGTAAGGCCTGCGCTATCGCATGCGACCGGAACCGAAAGCTACCGCATGTTTGACATGAATGGCAACTATCTTGGAACGGTGCGGGCCTCTGGAATGCAGGAACTACGGGCCAGCGCGAAAACCCTCGTGAAAACGGGCGGCATGTTCATCGCAAAATCCCGCGCAGGTTCTGCGACGATACGCGTGACGAAGTAA